ATAGCCAAAAACTACCTCTCCCAATCTTCACTCTTTGGTGATATAAACCTCCTTGTTATCAAACATGATAAGGCTCTGTCTAAAAAGGAGCTATCACAACTCATAGCAATTTGTAATAAAAATGCTAATAGTTTTTTTATCTATGCGCTTTTCTCTACTGATGGTAAAAAAATAGCTTCACTTTTTGATAAGAAGCATAACGCTGTGAATGTACGCTTTTTCAAAGCAGCTTTACATGAAGCCAAAAAAGAGCTGCAAGAGTTTTGTAAGCAAAACAATATAGAGATTGATACATACGCACTAGAGCATCTTTTAATTATGTTGGAAAATAATATCGAACTTGCCAAAAGCGAGCTTCTCAAACTTAGCATTTACAATAGAGCAATTGAGACAAAAGATATTGACAATCTCGTCTATCCCATTACGCCTCTCAATCTTGAAAAGCTCTACATAGCTATTATCAAAAAAGAGCCTATCGAGGAACTCTTTGCTCAAATAATAGAAGAGGAGCAGAATGAAATGAAAATACTGCTCGGTTTTGAGAATTTTATGCAGCAGCTCTTTTTATTTTACAGCTATATTCGCCTCCACGGAAACCTTGATTCTTCTCAAATACTTGGATACAGACTTCCACGCCATATTGAAGAGCAGCGTGCAGCACTTGCAATGAGGAT
The Nitratiruptor tergarcus DSM 16512 genome window above contains:
- the holA gene encoding DNA polymerase III subunit delta; this translates as MYKAEFDKTPKNFDAYLFWGEEPYFIEKYTQEIAQKIGKENAMQLYFDEYDFEIAKNYLSQSSLFGDINLLVIKHDKALSKKELSQLIAICNKNANSFFIYALFSTDGKKIASLFDKKHNAVNVRFFKAALHEAKKELQEFCKQNNIEIDTYALEHLLIMLENNIELAKSELLKLSIYNRAIETKDIDNLVYPITPLNLEKLYIAIIKKEPIEELFAQIIEEEQNEMKILLGFENFMQQLFLFYSYIRLHGNLDSSQILGYRLPRHIEEQRAALAMRIKNYPKIFLEMQTCELELKTKTNIDKSALLLSYLIKIQGLF